Genomic DNA from Brenneria izadpanahii:
CGAATTCATGTTCGATCAAACCGTTATCCAGCGGCAGGTGATAGGTCAGCGTAAACATCGGCGTGAGCGGACAACGCAGCCCCATCTCCTGGTACAAACGGCGATGCGCCGCCAGCAGCGAATCTTCGCCGGGAGACGGGTGGCTACAGCAGGTATTGCTCCATAATCCCCCGCTGTGATATTTCCCTTGCGCCCGCTGTTGCAGCAATAACTGGTGCTGCGAATTGAAAATATAAACGGAAATAGCGCGGTGCAACACGCCCTTTTCGTGCGCTTCCTGCTTTTCCATAATGCCTGTCGGCTCGTCGTTTTCATTAACCAGAATGACTTCCGTCAACGGCATATCTCTCCCCTTGCGATCGCCACGGTGAGCGATAAGCCCACCGCCGATAGCTATGCGATAATTCTATAACAAGGTGAAATTCTGACTTTTCACGCGTTGTGAATCCAAGCCGATAAACACCTCAAATTGACCGGGCTCCACCACCTGTTGCATGCGGGCATTGTAGAATTTCAGCGCATCCGGTTCGATGAGGAAATTAACGGTACGCGATTCGCCGGGTTGCAGCATCACTTTCTGGAAGCCGCGCAGTTCTTTCACCGGACGGCTGATAGACGCCACCACATCATGCAAATACAGCTGTACCACCGTTTCGCCCGCCCGATCGCCGGTGTTTTTAACCGTCACGCTGGCCGTTACCGCGCCATTGCGCTTCATCGTCTGGCTGGAGAGGCGAACATCCGAGACGCTGAACGTGGTATAGCTCAGGCCGTAACCAAACGGATAAAGCGGCCCGTTCGCTTCATCGTAATAATGAGAAGTGTACTTACCCGGATTTTCCGGCGTATAGGGACGGCCGGTCGGCAAATGGTTGTAATAGATAGGTATTTGACCGACGGAACGCGGAAAGGACATTGGCAGTTTACCGGATGGGTTATAGTCGCCGAACAGAACATCGGCGATCGCATTACCCCCTTCGGTTCCGCTGAACCAGGTTTCCAGCAGCGCATCCGCCTGTTGATCTTCCCGCACCAGCGCCAAAGGACGGCCGTTCATCAATACCAGCACCAGCGGTTTGCCGGTCGCTTTCAAAGCGGCGATCAACGCTTTCTGGCTCTGCGGCAGATCGATATTGGCGCGGCTTGAGGCTTCATGCGCCATCCCCGCCGCTTCCCCCACCACAGCCACGACGACATCGGCCTGTTTAGCCGCCTGCACCGCTTCGTCAATCATCGCCTGCGGCGAGCGTTTATCTACCTGAACAGCCTCTTCATACAGATTCAGGAAATCGATAATTCCCTGATGATTACTGACATTAGCGCCTTTGGCGTACAACACGCGGGCTTTGCCGCCCACCGCATTTCTAATGCCCTGATAAACCGTGATCGTTTGCTTGGTAACGCCGGCCGCGGACCAGCTCCCCATCGTATCGCGTTTGCTGTCGGCCAATGGCCCGACAACGGCGATCGTCCCCTGCTTTTTCAACGGCAGCGTTTGCAGGCGGTTTTTCAGCAGAACCAGGCTTCTGCGCGCCACGTCGCGCGCTTCCAGCCGGTGTAGGCGGCTTTCCGCATTGGTATCGACGGGATCGGCGCCCGCCGGCCCCAGATGCCGATAGGGATCCTGGAACAGCCCCATGTCATATTTTACGTTCAGCACCTGACGGCAGGCTTCATCGATTTCACGCTCGCTGACTGCTCCGCTTTTTACCAGTTCCGGCAGATAGCGCACGAAATATTCATCGCTCATGCTCATGCCGATACCGGATTTTAACGCCAGGCGAGAGGCATCGCGCGGGTCGCTCGCCACGCCGTGTTTAATCAGTTCCTTAATCGCGCCGTGATCGGTAATGGCGATCCCGGTGAATTTCCACTGATCGCGCAGAATATCTTTCAGCAACCAGCTATTGGCCGTAGCCGGCACGCCATTGATCGAGTTCAGCGCCACCATCACTCCGCCGCTGCCGGCATCGATTGCCGCTTTGTAAGGCGGCATATAATCCTGAAACATACGCTGAGGACTCATATCCACCGTGTTGTAATCACGGCCGCCTTCAACGGCGCCGTAAAGCGCATAGTGTTTTACGCTGGTCATCAAGGAATGACGAGCGGTGACGTCATCCCCTTGAAACGCTTTTACCACCACGCCGGCGATTTTACTGGTTAGCCAGGTGTCTTCGCCAAAACCTTCTGATACTCGCCCCCAACGCGGATCCCGGGTAATGTCGACCATCGGCGCCCAAGTCATATTCAGGCCGTCTTCCGTGGCTTCATAGGCGGAAATACGCCCGCTTAGCGCGATGGCGTCCATATCCCAACTGGACGCCAGCCCCAGCGCGATAGGGAAAATAGTGCGCTGGCCGTGCACCACGTCGTAAGCAAAAAATAGTGGGATTTTCAGGCGGCTAAGCTGCGTAACCTGATCCTGCATAGCGCGGATATCGGGCCGGGTAACGGTATTAAAAATGGCGCCGACCTGACCGTTTCTGATCATTTCACGAATGGCCGCTTTCGGGTTATCCGTCCCGACGCTGATTAATCTGAGCTGTCCGATTTTTTCATTCAGCGTCATTTTCTTCATTAAATCAGTAACAAACGCATCCCGTTGTTGGTGTGACGTTGTAACAGACAAAGGGGACGAGGCTATTTCCTGGGCGAATACCGGGTTACAGGCAAGTCCAATTGCAATAGTCAGTGAAGTAAACCATTTCATTCTTTATATACAGACCCTATCAATCCAGGCATCAGGATCGGTCACTGAAGCACAAGACAGGTTTGAAAAAATCAGTCAGCCATTGCGCCATAAAAACCGGCATGGTGAAAAATAGCGACTCACCTACAGCGCCAACATACTCAAATACACAGCGCGTAATAATAGTGCATTTGTTTACGATTCATTTAATAAAAACTGTAAGAATAATGCGATGCGTTGCGCAGAATAAAAATTCTTCCACCCGCGCGCGGTTGGGCGGGCCGTTCCTCACGGCTATACCTGGCAAGACGAATATTACGTTAGGGTTTTCAGGAAAACATTCATCCACCTGCCGGCGCCGTCCCCGGGCAAATCCAGGCCGGAAGTCGACTGCGATGAGCGATGTATTGAGCGTGGCCCATGCCGGTTATGACGTGGAACATGAGCGGTAATTGGCGGTCTCCGGTGTGGCGCGCAAACGTGCGGCGCCGAATCATCGTCCGAGCGAGCGTGAGATAATCTTGTGCCGCCGCCGGCAGCCTAACGCCGGATAATCTCCGGCGTTATCGTATTAATAAAAAGGCGATCAGGACGCGCTTAGCGCCTTATCCAACGCGCCGACCAGCCAATCGATATCCTGTTCCTGGAAAGCCAGCGGCGGGCGCAGTTTCAATACGTTGCCATGCGGCCCGGCAACCGAGGTCAGTACATGTTCGGCGCGCAGCCGTTCAATTACATCCAGCGCCAATTGTTTATCCGGCGTTTTGGCCTCGCGATCGCTGACCAGCTCAAAACCGATAAACAGCCCGGCTCCGCGCACATCGCCGACGCAT
This window encodes:
- the idi gene encoding isopentenyl-diphosphate Delta-isomerase; this encodes MPLTEVILVNENDEPTGIMEKQEAHEKGVLHRAISVYIFNSQHQLLLQQRAQGKYHSGGLWSNTCCSHPSPGEDSLLAAHRRLYQEMGLRCPLTPMFTLTYHLPLDNGLIEHEFGHVYFGITDDVPNADPDEAEGFQYLSLEQITRQMDASPEAFTSWFKLTFSRIPAYWAQFYAARNGGASAEEINRRAR
- the bglX gene encoding beta-glucosidase BglX, coding for MKWFTSLTIAIGLACNPVFAQEIASSPLSVTTSHQQRDAFVTDLMKKMTLNEKIGQLRLISVGTDNPKAAIREMIRNGQVGAIFNTVTRPDIRAMQDQVTQLSRLKIPLFFAYDVVHGQRTIFPIALGLASSWDMDAIALSGRISAYEATEDGLNMTWAPMVDITRDPRWGRVSEGFGEDTWLTSKIAGVVVKAFQGDDVTARHSLMTSVKHYALYGAVEGGRDYNTVDMSPQRMFQDYMPPYKAAIDAGSGGVMVALNSINGVPATANSWLLKDILRDQWKFTGIAITDHGAIKELIKHGVASDPRDASRLALKSGIGMSMSDEYFVRYLPELVKSGAVSEREIDEACRQVLNVKYDMGLFQDPYRHLGPAGADPVDTNAESRLHRLEARDVARRSLVLLKNRLQTLPLKKQGTIAVVGPLADSKRDTMGSWSAAGVTKQTITVYQGIRNAVGGKARVLYAKGANVSNHQGIIDFLNLYEEAVQVDKRSPQAMIDEAVQAAKQADVVVAVVGEAAGMAHEASSRANIDLPQSQKALIAALKATGKPLVLVLMNGRPLALVREDQQADALLETWFSGTEGGNAIADVLFGDYNPSGKLPMSFPRSVGQIPIYYNHLPTGRPYTPENPGKYTSHYYDEANGPLYPFGYGLSYTTFSVSDVRLSSQTMKRNGAVTASVTVKNTGDRAGETVVQLYLHDVVASISRPVKELRGFQKVMLQPGESRTVNFLIEPDALKFYNARMQQVVEPGQFEVFIGLDSQRVKSQNFTLL